The Aneurinibacillus migulanus genome contains the following window.
GACACGTTTTCTGTCAGCTTTGTGCTCAATACTTGCTTTTTCTGCGCTTCTCTCACATTGGGATTTCGCATTGCTTTTCTCCATTCTTTCTGTTCTACCTTAAGTTATTGCCATCTTTCCGGAAGCATAAAACCAAAAGAAAACAGCTAAGAAAAACTCGCGAGCATTGCCGCTCATCCTTTTTCCACTCAGGGATATGGATATCAGCCACATCGCCACCAAGCTAGGAGCAACAAGTACCTCCAAAACGAAAAAAATGCGCTATTCTTTCTATATAACTCATAGAAAGGATGACGCATTTTTTATGACCGCTTCCCATACACCGTATTATTGATATCCCCAGATCATACATAGTAATGTACCGAAGACAGTAACTAGAGCTATAATTAATCCATAATATACGTTCGTATAGATTGCTCCTTTATCCTCCGTCTCCCCAGCGTGCATAAACACAACTAGCTGAACGCCCGCTTGTACGAATGCTGTTACAAGAAGAACCGTCATGCCTACTGCAAATGACATATTTAAGAAGTAAACCAAAAGAGCAACCGCAGTCAGGAGCATTGAAAATACAAAGCCCATCACTTGCTTGGGTGGGAATAATTCTTTCATGTTTATATCATTCCTTTCAGGTAGATGAAGCTGAAGATGAA
Protein-coding sequences here:
- the qoxD gene encoding cytochrome aa3 quinol oxidase subunit IV, which codes for MKELFPPKQVMGFVFSMLLTAVALLVYFLNMSFAVGMTVLLVTAFVQAGVQLVVFMHAGETEDKGAIYTNVYYGLIIALVTVFGTLLCMIWGYQ